In the Verrucomicrobiia bacterium genome, one interval contains:
- the radA gene encoding DNA repair protein RadA yields MVKAKTRYVCQQCGATHTKWSGRCDNCGAWNSLLEQAAEALGKSVVAKSSGTVLKASSLAEVATEEVSRRLKSGFDELDEVLGGGFMPGGVVLMAGQPGMGKSTLLLQTAARVAKHAPVLYVSGEESAGQIKLRAERLGATADESLALAASTSADDIAATIRQGSYRFVIVDSMQTVSLAEIASAPGTVSQITNASNVIIRAAKETTTTVVLVGHVTKEGSIAGPKVLEHLVDVVLQFEGDRYGGFKVVRAVKNRYGSTSEAALFEMTDRGLQTVDNPSAALLAERQNADGSIVLATLEGTRPLLVEIQALVNSTHFGYPKRTASGFDLNRLNLLVAVLERRTKLNLSDKDIYINVVGGLKLQDPAADLAVCMAIASAAAGRKLSDEAVVFGEVGLGGEIRSTHSAERRIAEAKKLGFSFAIAPPVRPQSSFVHEVKDLRQALVDYLQN; encoded by the coding sequence ATGGTAAAAGCGAAAACTCGATACGTCTGCCAACAATGTGGCGCTACCCACACCAAATGGTCGGGGCGTTGTGATAATTGTGGCGCCTGGAATAGCCTCTTAGAACAAGCAGCTGAAGCACTCGGGAAGTCGGTGGTAGCGAAAAGCAGCGGCACGGTGCTCAAAGCGTCATCGCTCGCCGAAGTCGCAACCGAAGAAGTGTCGAGGCGTTTAAAAAGTGGTTTCGACGAACTTGATGAAGTGCTTGGTGGCGGTTTTATGCCGGGCGGCGTAGTGCTGATGGCCGGGCAGCCGGGCATGGGGAAAAGTACTTTGCTTTTGCAAACAGCTGCGCGAGTGGCGAAACACGCGCCGGTTTTATATGTGAGTGGTGAAGAATCGGCTGGACAAATTAAACTACGAGCTGAGCGCTTAGGCGCAACTGCCGATGAGAGTCTGGCGCTAGCGGCTTCCACAAGCGCCGATGACATTGCAGCCACAATTCGCCAGGGAAGTTACAGGTTTGTGATTGTCGACTCAATGCAAACCGTCAGCCTGGCGGAAATTGCTTCAGCACCGGGGACGGTGAGTCAAATAACGAACGCCAGTAATGTTATCATTCGGGCGGCAAAAGAAACCACTACAACAGTGGTCCTGGTAGGTCATGTCACCAAAGAGGGAAGTATTGCCGGGCCGAAGGTGCTTGAGCACTTGGTTGATGTGGTGTTGCAATTTGAGGGCGACCGCTACGGTGGTTTTAAAGTGGTGCGAGCCGTCAAAAACCGCTATGGCTCAACCAGTGAGGCAGCCTTATTTGAAATGACCGACCGCGGGCTGCAGACTGTCGATAACCCCTCGGCTGCACTACTGGCAGAAAGGCAAAATGCCGATGGATCAATTGTGCTCGCCACGCTGGAGGGCACGCGTCCGCTACTGGTAGAGATTCAAGCACTTGTTAATTCGACGCATTTCGGGTATCCTAAACGCACAGCCTCAGGGTTTGATTTAAATCGATTAAACTTGCTAGTCGCTGTTCTCGAACGACGTACGAAACTGAACTTATCGGATAAAGATATTTACATTAACGTTGTTGGTGGCTTAAAGCTACAAGACCCAGCTGCTGATTTAGCAGTTTGCATGGCGATTGCCTCGGCAGCCGCCGGTCGTAAGTTAAGCGATGAAGCGGTTGTATTTGGCGAAGTTGGTCTTGGCGGTGAAATCCGTTCGACACATAGCGCCGAACGCCGCATCGCCGAAGCGAAAAAACTTGGCTTCTCTTTTGCCATCGCGCCACCAGTCCGGCCACAATCCTCTTTCGTGCACGAAGTGAAAGACCTCCGACAGGCATTAGTCGATTATCTACAAAATTAA
- a CDS encoding ATP-dependent Clp protease ATP-binding subunit: protein MPESFSEFLEHLTDNARNSLQHADAIARSLGSAYIGTEHLLLGVLSQDTSVGAKLLADAGITLDRAQLALNLTPRTLVVSTGAKGLSETAKLTLKLSWDIAQEFNQDYCGTEHILYSILSQKNARATVLLRDMKVNVDELLAEIENYLGRQQGEYESSGDATTKSRKRKGKGMLEVFGDDLTTKAREGALDPVIGRDVQIERLITILTRRTKNNPVLIGEPGVGKTAIVEGLAQRIAKEEVPDHLLDRRVIQLDLAGMIAGTKYRGEFEERLKKVIEEIGNDENIIVFIDELHLLMGAGAAEGALDAANMLKPALARGKMRLIGATTLDEYRRYVEKDAALERRLQAITVPEPSLTDTIAILKGLRHYYEKHHGVALSDEVLENAVHMANRYVSERFMPDKAIDVIDEASSRARVLANAKRPSKLREYSRQISVLNEKMEDAVAAEDYERAALYKTRISQLNDKIAEMKQSLADEKQIVLTADDIAGAISTMTGIPVKRVVTSEAKLMKSLEKHLTKHLIGQKEAIEQVARAIRRSRSGIAHARRPIGSFVFMGPTGVGKTELARVLAREVFGSDDALIKIDMSEFRERHTTSRLVGAPAGYVGYEDGGQLTDKIRRQPYSVVLFDEIEKAHPDVFQLLLQLLEDGRLTDAKGRSVDFSNTIIILTSNLGAERMYKEASLGFAASKSKDDQTQLERAHEENAAAAKEALGRMMRPELINRFDGVIVFHALSRQEVGKIFDLQLEDLQRRLMLKGLRVTVTPSAKRFLLDKGYDAKYGVRPLRRVLQEELEHAIAEGILDRSFDKGDVLLATMQKGKLAVAVKPE, encoded by the coding sequence ATGCCTGAAAGCTTTTCAGAATTTTTAGAGCACTTGACCGATAATGCACGCAATAGCTTGCAGCATGCAGATGCTATCGCGCGCAGCCTCGGCAGTGCTTATATCGGCACCGAACACCTGTTGTTAGGGGTTCTAAGTCAAGATACATCGGTAGGAGCCAAGCTACTCGCTGACGCTGGTATCACGCTCGATCGAGCCCAACTAGCCCTAAATCTAACACCACGCACCTTAGTAGTGAGTACCGGCGCAAAAGGTTTAAGCGAAACCGCAAAACTTACGCTAAAACTGAGCTGGGATATCGCCCAGGAATTTAACCAGGATTATTGCGGCACCGAGCATATTTTGTATAGTATTTTAAGTCAAAAGAATGCCCGCGCTACCGTGCTACTCAGGGACATGAAGGTGAATGTCGACGAACTATTAGCAGAAATCGAAAATTACCTGGGCCGCCAGCAGGGCGAGTATGAAAGCTCGGGCGATGCCACTACCAAAAGCCGTAAGCGCAAAGGTAAAGGCATGTTGGAAGTCTTTGGTGACGACCTTACTACCAAGGCCCGCGAGGGCGCGCTTGACCCTGTAATTGGCCGCGACGTACAGATTGAGCGCTTGATTACCATTTTGACCCGTCGCACCAAAAACAATCCGGTACTTATTGGTGAGCCGGGTGTTGGTAAAACGGCAATTGTCGAAGGGCTTGCGCAGCGCATCGCGAAAGAAGAGGTGCCAGACCATCTGCTTGATCGACGGGTGATTCAGCTCGATCTTGCAGGAATGATTGCCGGCACGAAATATCGCGGCGAGTTTGAAGAACGGCTCAAAAAAGTCATTGAAGAAATTGGCAACGACGAGAATATTATCGTCTTTATTGATGAACTCCATCTTTTGATGGGCGCAGGCGCCGCAGAAGGCGCACTTGATGCCGCCAATATGCTCAAGCCCGCCCTGGCGCGCGGCAAAATGCGCCTGATTGGGGCCACCACGCTTGATGAATATCGCCGTTACGTCGAAAAAGATGCCGCCCTCGAGCGCCGTCTACAAGCAATCACTGTGCCCGAACCCAGCCTAACGGATACGATCGCCATTCTGAAGGGCTTGCGGCATTACTATGAAAAACACCATGGTGTCGCGCTCAGCGACGAAGTGCTGGAAAACGCCGTTCATATGGCAAACCGGTATGTGAGCGAGCGCTTTATGCCAGATAAAGCCATAGATGTAATCGATGAAGCCTCATCGCGGGCGCGAGTGTTAGCCAATGCCAAGCGACCTTCGAAGTTGCGTGAATATAGCCGGCAAATCTCGGTACTCAACGAAAAAATGGAAGATGCCGTGGCGGCCGAAGATTACGAGCGGGCAGCGCTCTATAAAACGCGCATTAGTCAGCTGAACGACAAAATTGCCGAAATGAAGCAAAGCTTAGCGGACGAAAAACAAATTGTGTTAACTGCCGATGATATCGCCGGGGCGATCTCAACCATGACCGGTATTCCGGTTAAGCGCGTGGTGACTTCCGAAGCTAAGCTCATGAAATCGCTCGAAAAACACCTCACCAAGCACCTGATTGGTCAAAAAGAGGCCATCGAACAGGTGGCTCGGGCGATTCGCCGCAGCCGTTCCGGTATTGCGCACGCCCGTCGGCCAATTGGTTCGTTCGTGTTTATGGGGCCAACTGGTGTTGGTAAAACCGAGCTTGCCCGGGTACTCGCTCGCGAAGTGTTCGGTTCGGATGACGCGCTGATAAAAATCGATATGAGTGAATTCCGCGAGCGCCATACCACGAGCCGTTTGGTCGGTGCGCCGGCTGGCTACGTTGGCTACGAGGACGGCGGTCAGCTGACCGATAAAATTCGCCGCCAACCCTACAGTGTAGTGCTATTTGATGAAATCGAAAAGGCGCATCCCGATGTGTTCCAATTGTTGCTACAGTTACTTGAAGACGGCCGCTTAACGGACGCCAAAGGTCGCTCGGTCGATTTTAGTAACACCATTATCATTCTTACCAGTAACCTTGGTGCAGAAAGAATGTACAAAGAAGCATCGCTTGGCTTTGCAGCTTCAAAAAGCAAAGACGATCAAACTCAGCTCGAACGAGCGCATGAAGAAAACGCTGCCGCCGCTAAAGAAGCACTGGGTCGCATGATGCGTCCTGAGCTCATTAACCGTTTTGACGGCGTGATCGTCTTCCACGCACTATCGCGGCAAGAAGTTGGGAAAATCTTCGATCTACAACTTGAAGATTTGCAGCGCCGACTTATGCTAAAGGGTTTGCGGGTTACCGTAACGCCAAGTGCCAAGCGGTTCTTGCTTGATAAGGGGTATGACGCAAAATACGGTGTTCGTCCGCTACGCCGAGTGCTGCAAGAAGAACTTGAACATGCCATTGCCGAAGGCATTCTGGATAGAAGCTTCGATAAAGGCGATGTCCTACTCGCGACCATGCAAAAAGGTAAACTAGCGGTAGCTGTAAAACCAGAATAA
- a CDS encoding PIN domain-containing protein, whose amino-acid sequence MDIFEWLVIALLLLITAGVAYLVATSNAAPRLRKSGTATLVDTSVLIDGRIVAIARAGFAGSELIVPRSVIAELQYLADMADHEKRTRARHGLDVVQELQQMKHIDLKILQDERPVDGVDAQLIRLAKRYNAQLSTIDYNLNKVAQVEGVTVLNINELAQALRISYLPGEQSTISLVQAGQGPMQAVGYLPDGTMVVVENGHKLIGRDVKVEFTRNLQTQAGRMMFARMVGQEQQSSRSHSPQQPAEKIKSQPQPVKQPAQQKRTQQGAQNNSQNNKKRGNQKRQEAAVTPVPPKQSTVASSEGLATPTQPARPASQPRRRTSHSAEDALISLANKDRS is encoded by the coding sequence ATGGATATTTTTGAATGGCTTGTTATAGCCTTATTATTACTTATAACTGCTGGTGTGGCGTATTTGGTCGCAACCTCTAATGCTGCGCCCCGGCTCCGAAAAAGCGGCACCGCGACCTTGGTAGACACGTCGGTACTGATTGATGGTCGAATTGTGGCAATCGCCCGAGCGGGCTTTGCCGGATCTGAGCTTATTGTGCCTCGCAGTGTGATTGCCGAGCTGCAATACTTGGCTGATATGGCAGATCACGAAAAGCGAACCCGTGCCCGCCACGGCCTCGATGTGGTGCAAGAACTGCAACAAATGAAACACATTGATTTAAAGATTCTGCAAGATGAACGTCCGGTAGATGGAGTTGACGCGCAGCTTATCCGACTGGCGAAGCGCTATAACGCCCAGCTAAGTACTATCGACTATAACTTAAACAAAGTAGCCCAGGTAGAGGGAGTAACAGTATTAAACATCAATGAGCTGGCTCAGGCACTGCGTATTTCTTATTTACCCGGCGAACAGTCAACTATATCGCTGGTTCAAGCTGGCCAAGGCCCAATGCAAGCTGTTGGCTACTTGCCAGACGGCACCATGGTGGTAGTAGAAAATGGCCATAAGCTGATAGGACGTGACGTAAAAGTTGAATTTACTCGTAATCTGCAAACGCAAGCTGGCCGGATGATGTTTGCCCGAATGGTTGGGCAAGAACAGCAGTCATCACGATCGCATTCGCCTCAGCAGCCAGCCGAGAAGATCAAGAGCCAACCACAGCCAGTAAAACAACCGGCGCAGCAAAAGCGCACGCAGCAAGGTGCACAAAATAACAGCCAGAACAATAAAAAGCGTGGCAACCAGAAACGTCAGGAAGCAGCTGTAACACCGGTTCCGCCTAAGCAATCAACGGTAGCATCAAGCGAAGGTCTGGCTACACCCACTCAGCCCGCTCGTCCGGCAAGTCAGCCTCGTCGCCGAACGTCCCATAGCGCCGAAGATGCTTTAATTTCGCTTGCTAATAAAGACCGCTCATAA
- the nusA gene encoding transcription termination factor NusA, with protein MDGINVKQLALAIRTIADEKNLPEDMVMGIIEQALAAAWRRDHGERDQEVRAEMNANTGATKIYISKEVVDEVINDSTEISLEDAKKINADAEVGGTVEIVEEAETFGRVAAQTAKQVVLQRLREAEREVVLEEFADKIGTVITGTVQRVEPRLVRVELGKAAGILPASEQIPGEYYSVGARIKVYLKDVERGNRGPQLILSRANEAFVEYLFRQEVPEMESGAVEIKGLAREAGKRTKIAVHSTVPGVDPVGTFVGGHGTRVQAVMNEIGEQEKIDIVTFSEDPIIFITNALSPANIHSIELAKDGEKRAKVFVDESQQSIAIGRGGQNVRLASKLTGYDLDIETARGATQEKKPRKNIEDSLLDVIEESTK; from the coding sequence ATGGATGGAATTAACGTCAAACAACTCGCGCTGGCTATTCGGACTATTGCCGACGAAAAGAATTTGCCTGAAGATATGGTTATGGGCATTATCGAGCAGGCCCTCGCCGCCGCCTGGCGCCGCGATCATGGTGAGCGCGATCAAGAAGTACGTGCCGAGATGAATGCGAACACCGGCGCTACAAAAATTTACATTTCAAAAGAAGTTGTCGATGAAGTTATCAACGATAGCACTGAAATCAGCCTTGAAGATGCCAAGAAAATCAACGCTGATGCCGAAGTTGGCGGCACCGTAGAAATTGTTGAAGAAGCCGAAACCTTTGGCCGCGTTGCAGCCCAGACTGCCAAGCAAGTGGTGTTACAGCGGCTTCGTGAGGCTGAGCGTGAAGTGGTGCTTGAAGAATTTGCTGATAAAATCGGTACTGTTATTACCGGTACCGTACAGCGTGTTGAGCCGCGCTTGGTGCGTGTAGAGCTCGGCAAAGCTGCCGGCATCTTGCCCGCCAGCGAACAAATCCCTGGTGAATACTACAGCGTCGGTGCTCGTATTAAGGTCTACTTGAAAGACGTTGAGCGTGGCAATCGCGGCCCGCAGCTCATTCTTAGCCGCGCAAACGAAGCCTTTGTGGAATATCTTTTCCGTCAAGAAGTGCCCGAAATGGAAAGCGGCGCCGTTGAAATTAAGGGTCTGGCTCGTGAAGCCGGTAAGCGCACAAAAATTGCCGTTCATTCTACTGTGCCAGGCGTTGACCCAGTAGGCACTTTTGTTGGTGGTCACGGTACCCGGGTGCAGGCAGTTATGAATGAGATTGGCGAACAGGAAAAGATCGACATCGTCACTTTCAGCGAGGATCCGATTATATTTATTACTAATGCGCTGAGTCCAGCTAACATTCATTCTATTGAGCTTGCGAAAGACGGCGAAAAGCGCGCTAAAGTGTTTGTCGATGAAAGCCAGCAATCGATTGCAATCGGCCGTGGTGGCCAGAACGTCCGTCTAGCGAGCAAACTGACCGGCTACGATCTTGATATTGAAACTGCCCGTGGCGCAACCCAAGAAAAGAAACCCCGAAAGAACATTGAAGATAGTTTGCTTGATGTGATTGAAGAATCAACTAAATAA
- a CDS encoding DUF6496 domain-containing protein, with product MAKYGKKAQEEVKKAVKEMKSGELTIGKSDKKVKSQKQAVAIGLDKARREGGKVPKDKK from the coding sequence ATGGCTAAATACGGCAAAAAGGCTCAAGAAGAAGTTAAAAAAGCAGTAAAAGAGATGAAAAGTGGCGAACTTACCATCGGAAAGAGTGACAAAAAAGTAAAAAGCCAAAAGCAGGCAGTGGCAATTGGCTTAGATAAGGCACGTAGAGAAGGTGGGAAAGTGCCAAAAGATAAGAAATAA
- a CDS encoding M1 family metallopeptidase, which produces MHTVPRLVNQFRPTNYHLQLRLEREQRRFSGTVRIVGEKLDDSAVISLHAKDLKILAVQIDGHSADHEHAELDELRLTAPGLTSGEHTVEVTFSGAITDAMHGMYPCYFTHDGQKKELLATQFESHHAREVFPCIDEPEAKATFDVTLETEPEVAVIGNMPIKIQTTTANSLVTTFETTSRMSTYLLAFVVGELQSLSGTSKSGVTTTIWATKAQAARSLQFALDTAVRTIDFFNDYFGIPYPLPKADHVALPDFSAGAMENWGLITYREAALLADAQNASLESQQLVAAVIAHELSHQWFGNLVTMRWWDDLWLNESFASLMEYVALDALFPNWHYWEHFTSRESLPALQRDSIPGVQAVKTPVNHPDEISTLFDPAIVYAKGAKVLRMLRAYIGDEAFRAGLKRYFSENAYKNTEGKDLWHALESTAHKKVEQFMAAWIEQPGFPMIQASLEGKKLHLQQAPFSIGVTPITNNDARWPIPLGGLQPATTSLLEDKSTLVEVDTEQPLLLNHDDTAHFITAYDTTLRMQLTSRLKNGQLTVVDRLNILNQYMLLARGRVQSASELVQLLPAYAGEAAAPVWQLIGAAFGLLERCIEPDTKAEAKLHKLIQSITWPLYEQLGWEKRAEDTENDILLRNTIVGLLVHAKNPDVIAKAQAVFTPELETLDGNLRSSILTAVILRHEHPEKIATTLLETYRTTAASDIKQDIVASLASAQSQTILETALAALTTDTVRPQDVRRWFLWLLRNPRARSQTWQWMKTNWQWIESTFAGDKTYDIFPTYTANYLQTAAELRDYQEFFKELRQQPALSRVIAVGETEIQGRVAWLEADASKVRRALESLAD; this is translated from the coding sequence ATGCATACCGTGCCTCGCCTTGTTAATCAGTTTCGCCCCACTAATTATCACCTGCAGCTGCGCCTCGAACGCGAACAGCGTCGCTTTAGCGGAACAGTGCGCATCGTTGGCGAAAAACTTGATGACAGTGCGGTTATTTCACTGCATGCAAAAGACTTAAAAATTCTTGCCGTGCAGATTGATGGCCATTCGGCTGATCACGAGCACGCCGAGCTTGATGAACTTCGCCTCACTGCTCCTGGCCTTACGAGTGGCGAACATACAGTTGAAGTTACCTTTTCAGGCGCAATTACCGATGCCATGCACGGCATGTATCCCTGTTACTTTACGCATGACGGCCAGAAGAAAGAACTGCTTGCTACACAGTTTGAAAGCCATCATGCGCGTGAGGTTTTTCCGTGTATTGATGAGCCGGAAGCCAAGGCAACCTTTGATGTCACACTTGAAACCGAGCCCGAAGTGGCCGTCATTGGCAACATGCCAATTAAAATACAAACTACTACTGCTAACAGCCTCGTCACAACTTTTGAAACCACGTCGCGCATGAGCACCTACTTACTGGCCTTCGTCGTGGGCGAGCTCCAAAGCCTTTCGGGCACTTCTAAAAGTGGCGTCACTACCACCATTTGGGCAACAAAAGCCCAGGCAGCTCGTAGCTTACAGTTTGCACTTGATACCGCCGTCCGCACGATAGACTTTTTCAACGACTATTTCGGCATTCCTTACCCACTGCCAAAAGCCGATCATGTTGCCCTGCCCGACTTTTCTGCCGGCGCCATGGAAAACTGGGGGTTAATTACCTACCGCGAAGCCGCCTTGCTGGCAGATGCTCAAAATGCCAGTCTTGAAAGCCAGCAGCTGGTAGCGGCAGTCATCGCTCACGAACTCAGCCACCAGTGGTTTGGTAATTTAGTCACCATGCGCTGGTGGGATGATTTATGGCTCAACGAAAGTTTCGCGAGCTTAATGGAGTATGTGGCGCTCGATGCACTGTTCCCCAATTGGCATTACTGGGAGCACTTTACCAGCCGTGAATCACTACCAGCTTTACAGCGTGATAGTATCCCCGGTGTGCAAGCCGTCAAAACGCCAGTTAATCACCCCGACGAAATTAGTACTTTATTTGACCCGGCGATCGTCTACGCCAAGGGCGCCAAAGTGTTGCGAATGCTACGGGCTTATATTGGCGATGAAGCCTTTCGGGCAGGGCTAAAACGCTACTTCTCAGAAAACGCCTACAAAAACACTGAAGGCAAAGATTTGTGGCACGCCTTAGAAAGCACGGCTCATAAAAAGGTTGAGCAATTTATGGCCGCCTGGATCGAACAGCCGGGCTTCCCGATGATTCAGGCTTCCCTTGAAGGTAAAAAGTTGCATCTCCAGCAGGCACCCTTTAGTATCGGCGTCACACCCATTACTAATAATGATGCACGGTGGCCTATACCGCTCGGCGGGCTGCAACCAGCCACTACGTCTCTGCTAGAAGACAAATCAACTCTCGTTGAAGTCGATACCGAGCAGCCACTACTCTTAAATCATGATGACACCGCTCATTTTATTACCGCTTATGATACTACCCTCCGCATGCAACTAACCAGTCGCTTAAAAAATGGCCAGCTCACCGTCGTCGACCGCTTAAATATCCTGAATCAGTATATGCTGTTAGCCCGTGGCCGGGTACAATCGGCCAGTGAGCTCGTTCAGCTTTTACCTGCTTATGCTGGCGAGGCTGCCGCGCCGGTGTGGCAGCTTATTGGTGCGGCATTTGGGCTGCTCGAGCGCTGCATTGAGCCCGACACCAAAGCAGAAGCTAAGCTTCATAAGCTCATTCAAAGCATCACCTGGCCGCTCTATGAGCAGCTGGGCTGGGAAAAGCGCGCTGAGGACACCGAAAACGATATTCTGCTTCGTAACACCATCGTTGGCCTACTGGTACACGCCAAAAATCCCGATGTAATTGCCAAAGCTCAGGCAGTTTTTACCCCTGAACTTGAAACCCTAGATGGTAACCTGCGCAGCAGCATACTAACAGCCGTCATCTTGCGGCATGAGCATCCTGAAAAAATTGCGACAACATTGCTTGAAACCTACCGCACTACAGCTGCAAGTGATATTAAGCAAGACATTGTCGCTAGTCTTGCAAGTGCTCAAAGCCAAACAATTCTGGAAACAGCCCTAGCCGCGCTCACCACTGATACAGTACGCCCTCAGGACGTTCGCCGCTGGTTCTTGTGGCTACTGAGGAATCCCCGTGCTCGCAGCCAAACCTGGCAGTGGATGAAGACAAATTGGCAATGGATTGAAAGTACTTTTGCGGGCGACAAAACCTATGATATCTTCCCAACTTATACGGCTAACTACCTGCAAACTGCAGCCGAACTTCGCGATTACCAAGAGTTCTTTAAAGAATTACGCCAACAGCCAGCGCTTTCGCGGGTGATTGCAGTGGGGGAAACTGAGATTCAAGGTCGCGTTGCCTGGCTTGAAGCCGATGCCTCGAAGGTCCGTAGAGCGCTCGAAT